TCTTGTACAAGTCATTATTTTGGGAAGAATAGATTATGTAATTGATGTAATCAGACAAAATCTTGCCATTACCTGGATGATGCTTGTTACGGTTGAATCGATTGTGGTAGCTTCTGGAGGATTAGGGTTTTTAATTAAAAACTCTGATAAATTTATGAATACCGGAAGAATCATTGCACTTCAAATTATCATTTTACTAATAGGTCTTGGCTTAGATGCAGGAATAAATTTCTTAAGAAAAGCAGTATTTAGATATTCAAAAATATAATTATGACACACGAATATAAAGAGACACTTTTGTATGTAGAAAATCTTAGCGTTGGTTATGATGATACAATTATTATAAAAGATATAAGTCTTATAGAGAAAGATGTTATTAGAGAAGGTGTTGATTGTACTGGTCAGGTTGTAGCTTTTGTTGGAAGATCAGGACGAGGAAAATCAACTTTCTTTAAAGCATTGACAGGATTAATTCCAACCAATTCCGGAAAAATATTAATTAGAGATTTCGAAAACAAAGAACCAAATGCAGCTAAACCTGTATGTGAAGGTGACATTGGTTTTGTAGATCAAAAATATACTTTGTTCAGACATAAAACAGTTACTCAGGCGTTGAAATTTTCATTAAGAAAAACAACACTTTCAAATACTGAAAAAGACGAAAAAATAAAGTTGTACCTAAAAGAATGGGGATTAGAAAATTGTAAAGATAAATATCCTAATGAACTTTCCGGAGGACAAAGACAAAGAACCGCTATTATAGAGCAATTGTTTTCATCTGATCAATTTATTGTTTTAGATGAACCTTTTTCAGGATTAGATGTTGGAAATATCGAAGAAGTAAAAAAATCATTTGAATTATTAGGTAAATCATCTGAGTTTAATACTGTTATTTTTTCTACGCATGATATTGAATTGGCAATTGAATTAGCACAAACTATTTACGTTATTGGACATCCAACCATTAATGGGAAAAAAGAAAACTACGGAACTATTGTAGCAAAATACGACCTAAGAGACATGGGACTTTCATGGAAAGATTATTGCGATGATCACTTAAAATTATCAAAAGAAATTATTCATCAAATGATGATTTCTTAAATTTGAATATGTCAAAAAAGAACAATCCAATATCGATTATTGAAGAATCATTTTTGTCTCTAAAAAAATATTTAGAAACAAATGTATCTACAAATGAAGCCGTTTTTACGGCTTCATTTATTATAGAACTGCAAAAAGAAACCAAGCAGATTCTTGAAATATGCAATATATTAAATCAAGATACAGATTTTATTCAGAAGCTAAATGAAACCGTAAATCCAGTTTTTTCTAAAGGTTTATTGTTTAAAGCAGAACATTTTTTTCTTTCGGATATTATTGACCTTTATGAAAGAGAACCTGGAACGAAAAATGAAAAACAAGAATTTGTTCTCGCATATTATTATGATGCTTTACGTAATAAACATTTTGCAAACGAAAATTCTGTAAGCGAATTGAATCAGTTGGTTTTTACAGAGAATTTCAAAAATCTTCTTGTAAAAATTAAAAAAGAGAATAAGATAATTACTTCGAATGTTCAGCAAAACTATTATGTACTTCCAGAAATAATTATCGAAAAGAAACATAAAGGTTTAGAAGAAATTCTAATCGAATATCAAAACTTCATTTATTTTACGTTTGGTAAAAAATTTGAAAGTACATCAACTTTCAGTAATTATTTAGGTTTAAATCTGAATAAATCAAAAACTGATAAAAAAGAAATAGACAATCTTCCTGAAGAAGATACGCTGGAAAAAGTTCTGAAAGAATTAAACGAACTCGTTGGTTTAGCAGAAGTAAAAAAAGATGTTTCGGAATTAATCAATCTTTTAGAAATACAAAAAAAGCGATCAAAGCAAGGATTGAAAAATGTTGAAATTACTTTGCATACCGTTTTTCTAGGCCCGCCGGGAACCGGGAAAACTTCTGTAGCAAGACTTTTAAGTAGAATTTTTAAACATTTGGGTTTTTTATCCAAAGGTCAAATGTTTGAAACAGACAGAGAAGGTTTAGTCGCGGGTTATGTCGGGCAAACAGCAACAAAAGTCAATAATGCAGTAGAATCAAGTCTTGGCGGAGTATTGTTTATTGATGAAGCTTATGCATTAACTCAAAATGCATTTGGAAATGATTATGGAGGAGAAGCTGTAAATACGCTTTTGAAAAGAATGGAAGATCATCGGGAAGATCTGGCTGTCGTGGTTGCAGGATACACAGAACCTATGAAAATTTTTATAGAATCAAATCCAGGATTGCGTTCTCGTTTCAACAGATACTTTCATTTTGATCATTTTACACCTTCAGAATTATTTCAAATTTTTGAATCATTTTGTTCGAAATCAGATTTTATTATTTCTGAAGAAGCCAAAGAAAAACTAACAGATACTTTTGAATTACTTTACGAAAGTAAAAATGAAAGTTTTGGAAATGCCAGAGTCGTTCGAAATTTATTTGAAAAATGCGTTCAGAATCAGGCAAATCGAATTGTGAAAATTAAAAAACTCACGAATAAAGTTTTAAAAACATTTACAGAAGAAGACATTCCGGAACCAAAAGAAACGGAGCAAAATGTTAATCTTGAAATGAAAAGTAAAGAACAATAAAAGGAAAAGAGTCGACAAGAAATTGCCGACTCTTTCATATATATAGGGTTGTTATTTTTGAAGTTAACTTATAAAATGGTGATTCCCGCCTTACTCAAAAACCGAGAATCAGTACCATTTTATAAAATTAGACACAGATATATCACTCTGCAGTGCTTTGTCTTTCATGGGAACAAACTAGCTTTATCAATCCCAATGCTCTGTTTTTTTGAGGGTTACATTTCAGCAGAATCACTCCCTTTGCTTTGTCTTTTGTGGGAACAAACAAGCTTTATTAGTCCCATTGCTTTGCTTTTTTTGAAGGGTTGTATTTTAGCTT
This genomic window from Flavobacterium sp. 9 contains:
- a CDS encoding ATP-binding cassette domain-containing protein yields the protein MTHEYKETLLYVENLSVGYDDTIIIKDISLIEKDVIREGVDCTGQVVAFVGRSGRGKSTFFKALTGLIPTNSGKILIRDFENKEPNAAKPVCEGDIGFVDQKYTLFRHKTVTQALKFSLRKTTLSNTEKDEKIKLYLKEWGLENCKDKYPNELSGGQRQRTAIIEQLFSSDQFIVLDEPFSGLDVGNIEEVKKSFELLGKSSEFNTVIFSTHDIELAIELAQTIYVIGHPTINGKKENYGTIVAKYDLRDMGLSWKDYCDDHLKLSKEIIHQMMIS
- a CDS encoding AAA family ATPase encodes the protein MSKKNNPISIIEESFLSLKKYLETNVSTNEAVFTASFIIELQKETKQILEICNILNQDTDFIQKLNETVNPVFSKGLLFKAEHFFLSDIIDLYEREPGTKNEKQEFVLAYYYDALRNKHFANENSVSELNQLVFTENFKNLLVKIKKENKIITSNVQQNYYVLPEIIIEKKHKGLEEILIEYQNFIYFTFGKKFESTSTFSNYLGLNLNKSKTDKKEIDNLPEEDTLEKVLKELNELVGLAEVKKDVSELINLLEIQKKRSKQGLKNVEITLHTVFLGPPGTGKTSVARLLSRIFKHLGFLSKGQMFETDREGLVAGYVGQTATKVNNAVESSLGGVLFIDEAYALTQNAFGNDYGGEAVNTLLKRMEDHREDLAVVVAGYTEPMKIFIESNPGLRSRFNRYFHFDHFTPSELFQIFESFCSKSDFIISEEAKEKLTDTFELLYESKNESFGNARVVRNLFEKCVQNQANRIVKIKKLTNKVLKTFTEEDIPEPKETEQNVNLEMKSKEQ